A genomic stretch from Salarias fasciatus chromosome 18, fSalaFa1.1, whole genome shotgun sequence includes:
- the tmem275a gene encoding transmembrane protein 275 encodes MVITDRNAGTAVPKKEAQKKKRASRPPGLPSPALCCACGLCIMLAGLNITLVGAFAFSTLVPSANPPIIIGPILLLVAFSFFGACCVCSRLPPPRGSRGAKAGGRGGGLMGHGGLAGGAAFEIETSEHTLQDTTAVQLSPTSSPGSSRASSPQKEAPEGPPPDPRGLFATDANGPACVSANAVFSASAAAGGEVTLNLPREEVST; translated from the coding sequence ATGGTCATCACCGACAGGAACGCCGGCACGGCCGTGCCCAAGAAGGAGGCGCAGAAGAAGAAGCGCGCGTCGCGGCCGCCCGGGCTGCCGTCCCCGGCGCTGTGCTGCGCCTGCGGCCTCTGCATCATGCTGGCCGGGCTCAACATCACGCTGGTGGGCGCCTTCGCCTTCAGCACGCTGGTGCCTTCGGCCAACCCCCCCATCATCATCGGAcccatcctgctgctggtggccttcTCCTTCTTCGGGGCGTGCTGCGTGTGCAGCCGCCTGCCGCCGCCCCGCGGCTCCCGGGGGGCCAAGGcgggcggccgcggcggcgggcTGATGGGGCACGGCGGGCTGGCCGGCGGCGCCGCCTTCGAGATCGAGACCAGCGAGCACACGCTGCAGGACACCACGGCCGTGCAGCTCAGCCCCACCTCCTCGCCCGGGTCCTCCCGGGCCTCCAGCCCCCAGAAGGAGGCCCCGGAGGGGCCCCCGCCCGATCCCCGCGGCCTCTTCGCCACGGACGCCAACGGACCGGCGTGCGTCTCCGCCAACGCCGTCTTCTCGGCCTCGGCAGCCGCGGGAGGGGAAGTCACTCTCAACCTGCCTCGGGAGGAGGTCAGCACTTAG